A single Metarhizium brunneum chromosome 5, complete sequence DNA region contains:
- the PEX16 gene encoding Peroxisomal membrane protein PEX16: MPAPAAPAAQRPRPSVGQILSMPPQWLAMYDDFITKNAGQVSQIESALRSLTYIIPGRFRDAEIASESIHSFVQLLSLYHDSLLSRAVSRLPAAPVRTAHARYTRFWSQRSRAYRRIAMVLQMVIYTELLCEMAAKRRGGERARWRVVVLIEGVKAACRLLLLRVTRSRPLVTPVLPEREAIPDNNDNEEEEEEEEEGGLLLEGTSPHSLSAMDAKPPHEREWTMPRTGMSLPSLPDPGDISSYLLGRVLTADDIKPANKLLNRLQGASRAAEVLHILAPLVYAVALARSRDRKSWTPWVVGLAVDCAARQLRDAGLRTTALERDEWQRRGWAMAWWTMRGAFYDNVTGGVVGAVTRRMPGFVAGILEDYEYLWENYYFSTSA, translated from the exons ATGCCTGCTCCCGCCGCGCCCGCGGCCCAGAGACCGCGGCCCAGCGTCGGCCAGATCctctcgatgccgccgcaGTGGCTGGCCATGTACGACGACTTCATCACAAAGAATGCCGGACAAGTGTCGCAGATTGAGAGCGCCCTGCGGAGCCTGACGTACATTATCCCCG GCCGCTTCCGCGATGCCGAAATCGCCTCCGAATCCATACACTCGTTCGTGCAGCTGCTCTCGCTGTACCACGACAGCCTGCTCTCGCGGGCGGTCTCGCGGCTGCCCGCGGCGCCGGTGCGGACGGCGCACGCCCGCTACACGCGCTTCTGGTCGCAGAGGAGCAGGGCGTACCGCCGCATCGCCATGGTGCTCCAGATGGTGATTTACACGGAGCTCCTGTGCGAGATGGCGGCCAAGAGGAGGGGCGGCGAGCGCGCCCGGTGGAGGGTCGTGGTGCTGATTGAGGGCGTCAAGGCCGCGtgcaggctgctgctgctgcgggtgACGCGGTCGCGGCCGCTGGTGACGCCCGTCCTGCCGGAGAGGGAGGCCATTCCCGacaacaacgacaacgaggaagaggaggaggaggaggaggagggcggACTGCTGCTGGAGGGCACGTCGCCGCACAGCCTGTCGGCCATGGACGCGAAGCCCCCCCACGAGCGGGAGTGGACGATGCCCCGGACGGGGATGAGCCTGCCGTCGCTCCCGGACCCGGGCGACATCAGCTCGTACCTGCTGGGCCGGGTGCTCACGGCCGACGACATCAAGCcggccaacaagctgctCAACCGGCTGCAGGGCGCGTCGCGGGCCGCCGAGGTGCTGCACATCCTGGCGCCGCTCGTCtacgccgtcgccctcgcgcGCAGCAGGGACCGCAAGTCGTGGACGCCGTGGGTGGTTGGGCTGGCGGTCGACTGCGCCGCGCGCCAGCTCCGCGACGCGGGCCTGCGCACGACGGCGCTCGAGAGGGACGAGTGGCAGCGCCGCGgctgggccatggcctggtGGACGATGAGGGGCGCCTTTTACGACAATGTcaccggcggcgtcgtcggcgccgtcaccAGGCGCATGCCCGGCTTTGTCGCCGGCATCTTGGAGGACTACGAGTACCTGTGGGAGAACTACTACTTTAGCACCAGTGCGTAG
- the nit-4_3 gene encoding Nitrogen assimilation transcription factor nit-4 → MDRDSSSHTPSVPSQPSSGSTPQGTTGTQSSHSQNHHTPVASSSSSAKPQSGNAQNSKRRRGLGVVTPNACTECRKKRAKCDGQRPCGRCKAQKDVDCVYEIPVRQSKENLRTEIESLRVRQRSSDQVFAALVRPDLWEEVLRRLRGGQSVENISDWLGTALSSDISDDHVLGPASGSGFGAGPSRSIGQLSLGVDTGATQQPGIRGDVQQNSPWTISQAGSTRSNSYTDAMNWTSDNAPGPPQTRVGSWAEPMPPDHMSDSAMPRYRGLEQILSFMDESEVKTPPQSWTSITGDINLVQHLLALYFCWEYPTFASLSKEHFLQDFQDGRQRYCSPILINALLALGCRFSTHPMTRANPNDPYSSGDHFFKESQRLFNQETDHHSLTTIQALGIMSIREASCGRDSESWYYAGQSIRLAVEMGLHRIQDGLDEDELAVQAATFWGAFALDHAWSLATGSLPQCSCFPHLPPKPGIIGNIEASLWVPYTDDGAPLQRSCEQPSNVRSVYKCFCELSELVHQSLYILHSPGKPLTARELLKIYTQYLNWYDRIPEVLRLGHNFTPAVLFAHMYYHFAILLLFRPLIKLRIIGSKILPKDVCSQAADAIQGLLTSYSQLYTLRRTPSFVPYFVLTASIMHLAIAASAAVDVNPGKVTPADIRKAVKVDSRVSEVLKKGIADLTEMAPCHHFAEQALNILRYLAKKWNIEVDFDNSNLTPEDYDRLVRPYSSSLNFFAPNVGVEDFICDWGSGNRLVGSEQGRQVEKAAETLQNPLFWPFPMQGRPILPTGKELEQAGFALLNPGKD, encoded by the exons ATGGATAgagacagcagcagccataCCCCATCGGTTCCGAGCCAACCCAGTTCTGGAAGCACGCCTCAGGGAACCACCGGTACACAGTCTTCCCATTCACAGAACCACCATACGCCCGTTGcgtcgtcctcatcttcCGCAAAGCCACAATCTGGCAACGCGCAGAATTCGAAACGTAGGAGGGGCCTTGGCGTGGTCACTCCCAATGCCTGTACAGAATGTCGCAAAAAGAGAGCAAAG TGCGACGGCCAGAGGCCCTGTGGGCGCTGCAAGGCTCAAAAGGATGTCGACTGTGTATACGAAATTCCTGTTCGCCAATCCAAAGAAAATCTTCGAACGGAGATTGAGAGCCTCCGCGTTCGCCAGCGGTCCAGCGATCAAGTGTTTGCCGCTCTGGTCCGACCAGACCTATGGGAGGAAGTACTGCGGCGGCTCCGCGGGGGCCAGTCCGTAGAAAATATATCCGACTGGCTAGGCACTGCATTGTCTTCCGATATAAGTGATGATCATGTCTTGGGCCCAGCTTCAGGCTCCGGGTTTGGGGCCGGCCCTTCCCGCAGCATAGGCCAGCTGTCTCTGGGAGTCGATACCGGCGCAACTCAGCAACCGGGTATACGAGGCGACGTGCAGCAGAACAGTCCGTGGACAATAAGCCAAGCAGGCTCGACGAGAAGCAACTCATACACGGATGCGATGAATTGGACCTCAGATAATGCGCCCGGGCCCCCGCAGACGAGAGTAGGCTCATGGGCGGAGCCGATGCCGCCAGACCACATGTCCGACTCTGCTATGCCTAGATACAGGGGCCTTGAACAAATTCTGTCATTCATGGATGAGTCGGAAGTCAAAACACCTCCTCAATCTTGGACAAGCATCACTGGCGACATAAATCTAGTCCAGCACCTCCTCGCCTTGTACTTTTGCTGGGAATATCCCACGTTCGCCTCACTAAGCAAAGAACACTTTCTACAAGACTTTCAGGATGGACGCCAGAGATACTGCTCCCCGATTCTCATCAACGCTCTCCTGGCTCTGGGGTGTCGATTCTCAACACATCCCATGACGCGGGCGAACCCCAATGATCCCTATTCGTCAGGTGACCACTTCTTTAAAGAATCCCAAAGACTATTCAACCAGGAGACAGATCACCATTCCTTGACTACCATTCAGGCCCTaggcatcatgtccattCGAGAGGCGAGCTGCGGTCGGGATTCAGAAAGTTGGTATTATGCTGGGCAAAGTATCCGACTGGCTGTGGAGATGGGACTGCACCGAATTCAGGACGGTttggatgaggatgagctAGCCGTCCAAGCGGCAACATTTTGGGGGGCCTTTGCACTTGACCA TGCCTGGTCCCTAGCAACGGGGTCATTACCGCAATGTTCCTGCTTCCCACATCTGCCGCCCAAACCTGGCATTATAGGTAATATTGAGGCTTCGTTGTGGGTTCCATACACGGATGATG GAGCGCCGCTACAACGATCCTGCGAACAGCCATCTAATGTGCGGTCCGTGTACAAGTGCTTTTGTGAGCTCAGCGAGTTGGTACATCAGTCACTATACATTCTGCACTCGCCGGGGAAGCCATTAACAGCCAGGGAACTGTTGAAGATTTACACACAATATCTCAATTGGTATGACAGAATACCAGAAGTGTTGCGGCTAGGGCACAACTTTACCCCGGCCGTGTTGTTTGCCCA CATGTACTATCACTTTGCGATACTTCTCCTATTCCGTCCCCTAATCAAGCTGCGCATCATTGGGTCAAAGATTCTCCCCAAGGATGTATGTTCCCAGGCAGCCGACGCCATTCAGGGCCTTCTCACGTCATACTCACAATTATACACGCTCCGTCGTACACCTTCCTTTGTGCCATATTTCGTTCTTACGGCCTCGATAATGCACCTCGCCATTGCTGCGTCAGCTGCAGTCGACGTCAACCCGGGCAAAGTCACACCTGCGGACATTAGGAAGGCAGTCAAGGTCGATTCCCGCGTGTCAGAAGTGCTCAAGAAAGGCATCGCCGATTTGACAGAAATGGCGCCATGTCACCATTTTGCAGAACAGGCACTCAACATTCTCCGGTATCTTGCCAAGAAGTGGAACATTGAGGTTGATTTCGACAACAGCAACCTGACGCCGGAGGATTACGACCGGCTGGTGCGGCCATATTCCAGCAGTTTAAACTTTTTCGCTCCCAACGTTGGCGTGGAGGACTTTATCTGTGATTGGGGCTCAGGCAATCGGCTGGTGGGAAGTGAGCAGGGCAGGCAAGTGGAAAAGGCGGCGGAGACTTTGCAGAACCCGTTGTTTTGGCCGTTCCCAATGCAAGGCCGGCCAATATTGCCAACCGggaaggagctggagcaggCTGGGTTCGCCTTGTTGAATCCGGGCAAGGACTAA
- the IWS1 gene encoding Transcription factor IWS1: MSDRESPADLPANDAVDDGQEQEFQDEVAAAGSDRDSDALSEIDENEFEDYDPETANIEDRPVDIDEDIARTLKATKRKRVAGDAPKKPREGRREKKRRDRDDDVAMEDGSEVDGKAPRRTRRTGEGERRRTKPDTPQPENEEELSPEERRKRAIDRALDAAIKKGGTSKRRRKDEIDLEDEIDEQLAELKVKMERACRADNEARESNQPALHKLKLLPEVNAILNRNNVQHAVLDPDTNFLQHVKFFLEPLNDGSLPAYNIQRDLFTAMTKLNVEKEALLSSGIGKVVLFYTRSKKPEPSIKRMAERLLGEWSRPILKRTDDYKKRQIESRDYDYQAAKLAQRQKIGSQFSLSQRPAMSARDAERERILAPVGSSNRARMTSLPESYTIAPKSTFDGARGSEHRPLGAGGMEAFRKMTQKTKKRG, from the exons ATGTCTGACCGTGAATCGCCCGCCGATTTGCCTGCAAACGATGcagttgatgatggacaGGAGCAGGAGTTCCAGGACGAGGTTGCGGCCGCCGGTTCAGACAGAGACTCGGACGCGCTCTCAGAAATCGACGAAAACGAGTTTGAAGACTACGATCCAGAGACGGCCAACATCGAGGACCGGCCAGTAGACATCGATGAAGATATTGCACGTACGCTCAAGGCTACCAAAAGAAAGCGCGTTGCTGGAGATGCTCCCAAGAAGCCGCGAGAGGGCCGTcgcgagaagaagagacgGGATCGTGACGATGATGTTGCGATGGAGGATGGATCGGAGGTTGATGGAAAGGCACCGCGACGAACAAGACGAACCGGCGAAGGCGAGAGACGGCGGACAAAGCCCGATACTCCTCAGCCTGAAAACGAAGAAGAGCTGAGCCCGGAAGAGCGCAGGAAGAGAGCCATCGACCGAGCTTTGGATGCGGCTATCAAGAAGGGCGGAACAAGTAAAAGGCGGCGCAAGGATGAAATC GACTTGGAAGATGAGATTGATGAGCAACTTGCCGAGCTCAAGGTCAAGATGGAGAGAGCATGCCGGGCTGACAACGAGGCGCGGGAGTCTAACCAACCAGCCCTCCATAAGCTGAAACTTCTTCCTGAAGTCAACGCTATCCTGAACCGAAACAACGTGCAGCATGCGGTCCTGGACCCGGACACCAACTTTTTACAACATGTCAAGTTCTTTCTGGAGCCCTTGAATGATGGATCCTTGCCGGCATACAACATCCAACGGGACCTGTTCACTGCCATGACCAAACTCAATGTGGAAAAGGAAGCTCTTCTCAGCAGCGGAATCGGAAAGGTTGTACTGTTTTACACGCGCAGCAAGAAGCCGGAGCCAAGCATCAAGCGAATGGCCGAGAGGCTACTGGGAGAATGGAGCCGACCTATTCTGAAGCGAACTGATGATTACAAGAAGCGACAGATTGAGAGTCGCGATTACGATTACCA GGCGGCTAAGCTGGCACAACGGCAAAAGATTGGGTCACAATTCAGTCTCTCACAACGGCCGGCCATGTCTGCGCGTGATGCCGAGCGCGAGCGTATTCTGGCACCGGTTGGCTCCAGCAACCGCGCACGCATGACAAGTCTTCCAGAGAGTTACACCATTGCGCCAAAGAGCACGTTTGATGGTGCTAGGGGATCAGAACACAGACCGCTTGGCGCGGGTGGCATGGAGGCATTCCGAAAGATGACGCAAAAGACTAAGAAGAGGGGTTGA
- the dsk1_2 gene encoding Protein kinase dsk1, with protein sequence MNGQPADPEKPPPPEAAASPGSNGADTLAKKRKKESLKPIITTTESKPPPSKQSQQQQQDSSGSHQLSAGAPASPSSSSVDDPAENTADEEDSEDYCKGGYHPVQVGEKFKDGKYTVVRKLGWGHFSTVWLSRDNTNGKHVALKVVRSAAHYTETAIDEIKLLNRIVQAKPDHPGRKHVVSLLDSFEHKGPHGTHVCMVFEVLGENLLGLIKKWNHRGIPMPLVKQITKQVLMGLDYLHRECGIIHTDLKPENVLIEIGDVEQIVKKVVKNEPAEKENNNRNGRRRRRTLITGSQPLPSPLNSTFNQSNLFPGGSAAPSFGSVLDQAANRNNEPSPKSTEETQKQREKTADILTREVSGISLDKASGPSASTGEKRKAEDAHAFDVISVKIADLGNACWVNHHFTNDIQTRQYRSPEVILGAKWGASTDVWSMAAMVFELITGDYLFDPQSGTKYGKDDDHIAQIIELLGPFPRSLCLSGKWSQEIFNRKGELRNIHRLRHWALPDVLREKYHFKEEEAKRISAFLVPMLELIPEKRANAGGMAGHNWLEDTPGMKGLKIDGLEVGGRGEGIEGWATEVRKR encoded by the exons ATGAACGGTCAGCCGGCCGACCCCGAgaagcctcctcctcctgaggccgccgccagcccagGATCCAACGGAGCCGACACAttggccaagaagcgcaagaaGGAGAGTCTCAagcccatcatcaccaccaccgagaGCAAaccgccgccgtccaagCAGagtcaacaacagcaacaagacaGTAGTGG ATCACACCAATTGTCCGCCGGCGCGCctgcctcgccatcatcatcttctgtCGACGACCCTGCCGAAAacaccgccgacgaggaggattCTGAGGACTACTGCAAGGGCGGCTACCATCCCGTCCAGGTTGGCGAGAAGTTCAAGGATGGAAAGTATACCGTCGTGCGCAAACTCGGCTGGGGCCATTTCTCAACCGTCTGGCTGTCGCGCGACAACACCAATGGCAAGCATGTCGCCCTAAAGGTTGTCCGCTCCGCCGCCCACTATACCGAAACCGCCATCGATGAAATCAAGCTTCTCAACCGAATCGTCCAAGCCAAGCCCGACCATCCCGGCCGAAAGCACGTCGTCAGTCTGCTCGACTCTTTCGAACACAAGGGCCCTCACGGGACTCATGTTTGTATGGTTTTCGAGGTCCTTGGCGAGAACCTGCTGGGCTTGATCAAGAAGTGGAACCACAGGGGCATCCCCATGCCTCTAGTCAAGCAAATCACCAAGCAGGTCTTGATGGGTCTTGACTACCTTCACCGGGAATGCGGTATTATCCACACGGATCTGAAGCCCGAAAATGTCCTCATTGAAATCGGCGATGTCGAGCAGATTGTCAAAAAGGTGGTCAAGAACGAGCCGgcagaaaaggaaaacaacAACCGCAACGGAAGGAGGAGACGTAGGACCCTCATCACAGGCAGCCAGCCGCTGCCGTCACCGTTGAATTCTACCTTTAACCAGTCGAATTTGTTCCCTGGGGGTTCAGCAGCACCGAGCTTTGGCAGCGTTTTGGACCAAG CTGCGAACAGGAATAACGAGCCATCGCCCAAGTCAACAGAAGAAACACAAAAACAAAGAGAAAAGACAGC AGATATTCTTACCCGAGAGGTGTCCGGAATCTCCCTCGATAAGGCGAGCGGGCCTTCAGCCTCAACGGgtgagaagcgcaaggccgaggacgcTCACGCTTTTGATGTCATCAGCGTTAAAATTGCCGATTTGGGCAATGCTTGTTGGGTCAACCACCACTTTACCAACGACATCCAGACCAGACAATATCGATCACCAGAGGTTATCCTTGGCGCGAAATGGGGGGCCAGCACCGACGTCTGGAgcatggcagccatg GTGTTTGAGCTAATCACAGGCGATTACTTGTTCGACCCACAGTCTGGCACCAAGTacggcaaggacgacgaccACATTGCGCAAATCATTGAACTATTGGGACCATTTCCTCGGTCACTCTGCCTCAGCGGCAAGTGGAGTCAAGAAATCTTCAACCGGAAAGGCGAACTTCGAAATATTCATCGGCTGCGGCACTGGGCGTTACCAGACGTGCTGCGGGAGAAGTACCACTTCAAAGAGGAGGAAGCCAAGAGGATCTCGGCGTTCCTGGTCCCCATGCTAGAGTTGATTCCAGAGAAGAGAGCCAACGCGGGAGGCATGGCAGGCCACAATTGGCTCGAAGACACCCCCGGCATGAAGGGCCTGAAGATTGACGGGCTGGAGGTGGGCGGGCGGGGAGAAGGCATCGAGGGATGGGCCACGGAAGTGAGAAAGCGATAA
- the ATG23 gene encoding Autophagy-related protein 23, whose translation MFQRIRGAIDRTIAEEQARQKAVDSETLSRSGSTSSRRSDANPAGRRPRQKKPSADITDSAAPNPDPAVFEAAFVIDDSDEPSRSGTPAPPPPPEKDNIDGGRTSAPKGEEGDKSLANGANADKEHADDKSKEDGDAPAPAELSPEIKQRLRKLEKLESTYPELLRSYRVAHKRATAIEPFEKALRENTPLTSINDPDSLVEYLNQLNLRGDMVMDELKKVSADKEELKKKHAETEEKLKKAQSELETLKSGKSIEAAAESSGRKSLEPPARTSVDVAAEKVKSPVASVISMFSPKQKAQDAHHGKSESEDFFSYDEEIPQLQAEVASKTEEIEQLKGKVEDLEKELSIAKENSAGLAENLEKTSKALSESREASGPQASLRKQLDERNQEIRALTEKLDAAQSELKNLEGRAERDKKEHASRVEDVEASLAESDKKASELDAELTKANNAKSISKKLIDDLSTQIESLKKDKSESLAKIEELTKKLDSPATSQPTTTQPTPATPPAAGGSKKKNNKKKKGKGAAGGATTAAPPPAEEEDTKEATEKPDSAALSSLEAEIAKLKTEVEEKDQQIEKLSKRRKTEEDLREEIENLQENLVNIGQDHVEAKEKIKELEQEKTKLKEHIAELEAQVGSSKSNATSNAKVQGDLDALRKEYDDLRDKSTTLQSDLGAAQQLAQTRFKDLTDLREVLQKAQPELKSLRQESAELKTTKEELAAKIKELKTAEKRESELKRDVSKAQQLVADGEKEIKSLQEKLKSEESNKQKAEDGKRTAEKDLRRAEADKIELSAKAEKTERELQRAQDELNKLRPRVKELEEQMHKLRREKAASQEEAEFKSQQYTNAQGLLTSMRDQTTELSVQLKESKSQAESLEEELVEVQRLLQERTREGETMRRLLADVDERADTKVREMRGRMEAAIEERERIEDESSTLARRKARESEELKTKIRELEREVKSLASERDELEERQREWKRRRDELEAIESKASAETEEMRTTVSQLRSALDTSETQLRDGEKQRGDLRKMLDDSRQRYEKLARDLKTAQSKLVAGSSRSSMDSTRSGNGGNGDTMYLKTILLQFLEQKDGRLRAQLVPVLGKLLKFDKSDEQKWLKAVQHIEVK comes from the exons ATGTTCCAA AGAATCAGAGGCGCCATCGACCGCACCATTGCCGAGGAGCAAGCCCGCCAGAAGGCTGTCGACAGCGAAACCCTTTCGAGGTCCGGATCGACGTCGTCTCGCAGGAGTGATGCCAATCCTGCCGGACGCCGACCCCGGCAAAAGAAACCGTCTGCCGATATAACTGACTCGGCGGCCCCGAACCCCGACCCGGCCGTTTTCGAGGCCGCCTTTGTCATTGACGATAGTGACGAGCCCAGCCGCTCGGGGACACCTGCGCCGCCCCCGCCCCCTGAGAAGGATAACATTGATGGAGGCAGGACGTCTGCTCCAAAGGGTGAGGAGGGAGATAAGTCTCTGGCCAACGGTGCGAATGCGGATAAAGAGCACGCAGATGACAAGTCGAAGGAGGACGGGGATGCTCCCGCGCCTGCGGAGTTGAGCCCAGAGATTAAGCAGCGGCTGAGGAAGCTAGAAAAGCTGGAGTCGACGTACCCGG AGCTCCTGCGATCATATAGGGTTGCGCATAAGCGCGCAACAGCTATTGAGCCCTTCGAAAAGGCGCTGCGCGAGAATACGCCGCTTACCTCTATCAACGACCCGGACTCTCTGGTCGAATACCTCAACCAATTGAACTTGAGAGGTGACATGGTCATGGATGAGCTCAAGAAGGTGTCTGCCGACAAGGAAGAactcaagaagaagcacgCCGAGACCGAAGAGAAGCTCAAGAAGGCGCAGAGCGAATTGGAAACTCTCAAGAGTGGTAAATCTATcgaggctgctgccgagTCGAGCGGACGAAAGTCTTTAGAACCACCTGCCCGCACTAGCGTTGATGTTGCTGCCGAGAAGGTCAAGTCCCCTGTTGCGTCCGTCATTAGCATGTTCTCACCCAAGCAGAAGGCGCAAGATGCCCATCACGGCAAATCAGAAAGCGAGGACTTTTTCTCCTACGACGAAGAAATTCCCCAGTTGCAGGCCGAGGTGGCGTCCAAGACGGAAGAAATTGAGCAGCTCAAGGGCAAAGTCGAGGATCTTGAAAAAGAGCTGTCCATTGCCAAGGAGAACAGCGCTGGCTTGGCAGAAAACTTGGAAAAGACAAGCAAAGCATTGAGCGAATCTCGGGAGGCTTCCGGACCGCAGGCATCGCTACGAAAACAGCTCGACGAACGTAACCAGGAAATCAGGGCACTAACTGAAAAGTTGGACGCGGCACAGTCAGAGCTGAAGAACCTGGAAGGACGGGCGGAGAGGGATAAGAAGGAGCATGCGTCAAGGGTCGAGGATGTCGAGGCCTCTCTTGCCGAGTCGGACAAGAAGGCCAGTGAGCTTGATGCTGAGCTCACCAAGGCTAATAATGCAAAGTCCATATCTAAGAAGCTGATTGACGACCTTAGCACCCAGATCGAGAGTCTCAAAAAGGACAAGTCGGAGAGTTTGGCAAAGATTGAGGAGCTCACTAAGAAACTGGATTCACCTGCTACATCCCAACCGACTACCACCCAGCCAACTCCTGCGACACCTCCTGCCGCTGGAGGctccaaaaagaagaataacaagaagaagaagggcaagggtgCTGCCGGTGGTGCCACTACGGCAGCTCCGCCTCCAGCTGAAGAGGAGGACACCAAGGAAGCTACTGAAAAACCGGACAGTGCTGCCCTTTCTTCCCTTGAGGCTGAGAttgccaagctcaagacTGAGGTTGAAGAAAAGGACCAGCAAATTGAGAAGCTTTCCAAGAGGCGCAAGACCGAGGAAGATCTACGGGAGGAGATTGAGAATTTGCAAGAGAACCTGGTCAACATtggacaagaccatgttGAAGCAAAGGAGAAGATCAAAGAGCTCGAGCAAGAGAAgaccaagctcaaggaaCATATTGCTGAGCTCGAGGCCCAGGTTGGATCGTCAAAATCCAATGCAACTTCCAACGCAAAGGTTCAAGGCGACCTGGACGCTCTACGAAAGGAGTATGATGATCTCAGGGACAAGTCGACCACGTTACAATCTGATTTGGGCGCTGCTCAACAGCTAGCTCAGACCCGGTTCAAAGACCTGACGGACCTGAGGGAAGTACTGCAAAAGGCACAGCCGGAGCTAAAGAGCTTAAGACAAGAGTCGGCCGAATTGAAGACAACCAAGGAGGAGCTTGccgccaagatcaaggagcTCAAGACTGCAGAGAAGAGGGAGTCGGAGCTTAAGCGTGACGTCAGCAAAGCCCAGCAACTGGTGGCTGATGGCGAAAAGGAGATCAAGAGCCTACAagagaagctcaagtccGAGGAAAGCAACAAACAAAAGGCGGAAGATGGCAAGCGCACGGCTGAGAAGGATCTACGACGGGCCGAGGCCGACAAGATTGAGCTCAGTGCCAAGGCCGAAAAGACGGAACGCGAGCTACAAAGGGCACAGGACGAGCTCAACAAGCTGCGGCCGCGTgtcaaggagctggaggagcagaTGCACAAGCTACGCAGAGAAAAGGCCGCGTCGCAGGAGGAAGCGGAATTCAAGTCGCAGCAGTACACCAACGCACAGGGCCTGTTGACTAGCATGCGCGACCAAACGACGGAGCTGTCTGTGCAGCTAAAGGAATCCAAGTCGCAGGCAGAGTCGCTGGAAGAGGAACTGGTCGAGGTGCAGCGGCTGTTGCAGGAGCGAACGCGTGAGGGAGAGACGATGCGGCGCCTGCTGGCAGACGTGGACGAGCGCGCAGACACCAAGGTGCGCGAGATGCGCGGGCGCATGGAGGCGGCGATTGAAGAACGCGAGCGCATCGAAGACGAGTCGAGCACGCTGGCGAGGCGCAAGGCGCGCGAGTCAGAGGAACTGAAGACCAAGATTCGCGAACTCGAGCGCGAAGTCAAGTCGCTAGCCAGCGAGCGCGACGAGCTCGAGGAGCGGCAGAGGGAGTGGAAGCGGCGCCGGGACGAGCTCGAAGCCATCGAGTCCAAGGCGTCGGCGGAGACGGAGGAGATGCGCACGACGGTGTCGCAATTGCGGTCTGCGCTGGACACGTCGGAGACGCAGCTACGCGATGGCGAGAAGCAGCGCGGCGACCTGCGCAAGATGCTGGACGACTCGCGGCAGCGCTATGAGAAGCTCGCCAGGGACTTGAAGACGGCGCAGTCGAAGCTGGTGGCGGGCTCGAGCCGCAGCTCCATGGACTCGACGCGAAGCGGCAATGGGGGCAACGGCGATACCATGTACTTGAAGACGATATTGCTGCAGTTTCTCGAGCAGAAGGACGGGAGACTAAGGGCGCAGTTGGTGCCTGTGCTGGGCAAGTTGTTGAAGTTTGACAA GAGCGATGAGCAGAAGTGGTTGAAGGCGGTGCAGCACATAGAAGTCAAGTGA